A window of Pseudoliparis swirei isolate HS2019 ecotype Mariana Trench chromosome 13, NWPU_hadal_v1, whole genome shotgun sequence genomic DNA:
CTCAGCCAGAACCAGCTGGtctctctgagaggaggagagtgcaGAGGCCTGGCAGTCCTGGAATGCCTCAACCTCACCTGCAACAACATCTCACGCATCCACGCCGGCGCCTTCGAGGGCCTCGCCGCGCTGCGGACCCTGCTTCTGACCCTGCTTCTGACCCTGCTTCTGACCCTGCTTCTGACCCACAACGCACTGGCGGCGCTCCCTCCGAGTCTCTTTGGGTCCCTGCCGACCATTCAGGAAGTCCGTCTGTCCCTGAACCGGCTCACGGCCTTCGGCTGCGAGGACTCCGGTCGCGCCTCGACCTTTTCGCCAACGCCCTCCGGAGGCTGAACGTGAGCTGCCTCCCGCCCTCGAGTCCATCGGGCTGTCCAACAACTCCAGGCTGGAGCTGCGGCCGGACGTCTTTGCCTCCAACCCGAGGCTGAGGACTCTGCTCGGCCGGGGGGTCAAAGCAGAGGTTCTGATGGGACTCTCAGCCGAGACCAAGAAGAATCTGACTCGGGTCGCGTTTTCTTTGTTCCTGGAGGAATCTCCACTGACGATCTGCGGAGTGTGAGAAGGAATGGACCGGCTGGAGAGAGTCGAGGTGCAGTGTGTGCTCTGGTTGCAACATctgtgtttccctttttgatTGAGTGTTAAATAACTCACCTGTGCATTTAATGTGTACAGGTGGACTTGAAAGGCTCCAGGTTACCTGGGGCTAACGACAGCCTGCTGGACTGTGAGGCTCCGCCCACGGTTGTCATCGAGGACGCGGACCTGGGGAGCACCGGCAGACTTCACCTCATCAACTGCGGCTTGAAGCGGATCTCCCGCACGACATTCGAAGGTTACCGAGGCCCGAAGACGCTGCAGCTGAATCAGAATCCGCTCGACATCCAGAGGGACGCGTTCCAGGGCCTGACGCGCCTCGAGTTCTTGAGCTTCGACAGAAGCAGAATCCGCGACGTCGACCCCGACTGGTTCGCCCCTCTGACGTCTCTGACTCGCTCGTCTCTCCCGAAGAATGAAATCACGGAGTTGGTGCCGAAGGTGTTCGGCGCCCTGACTCACCTGGAGCAGCTGTACCTGCAGTTCAACCTGCTGAAGTACATCAGCAAGCAGCCCTTCGGGAAGCTGCGCAAGCTAACGAAGCTCGACCTCAGCTTGAACATTATCGATTTCATCGAAGTCGGGACCTTCTGAGACCTGACGAGTCTCAGGTATGTGTTCTCCGCCATGTTGACATTTATTCATTGTTTATTTAACACGCTCATCTTTCCGTTAGGTACCTGGATTTAAGTGGGAATCGGATCAAGAGGCTGACGCCGTTTATTCTGTCTGGCCTGATCAGTCTGAGGACATTGGTTCTGTACAACAACCGCCTCCATTTTAAATCCTACGAAGCTCCTTTCATAAACCTCACTTCTTTGGAGGTATGAGGGTTTTTTTAGAGTCAATAGAATAGCATTTTATGTGTtagagatatttattttgacgattgtatttagttttattgtaaagtaatattgattattagcttttttctttctttcatgatagttttagtttggttcattgtgattgttgtttacatatatttagttgtagggttccctgattgggtaacactggttATATGTCggtgtgggtagcttcaggaccagcatgcacctagGTGGCCTCtggttttttaccagcacacgagAGGCAGTGTCAGCACTTAGTTTGTTTAGTAATTAAATAAGAATAATGACGTATGGAAaaggacattactttcttttggcaacaaaaaaaaacccacgGTGTGTCAGAGGCAATTTGATTTAGATTTATTTGAGTTTGAGACAAATGGCCGCTACATTATGTATAAATCTGttcatctttttatttctcCATCTTCTCTGTGAACTTTGGAGTATCTGGAGATGAACTACCAGGGGCCCGGCGGTCGAGGCCTTGGCGTCATCGGACCGCATTTCTTCCGAGGTCAACGCAGACTTCTCTCGGTTGCCATGGGACACAGCATCCAGATCGACTTCCACCCCGACgctctggtccctctggtccgGTTGAGATCCCTGTACATCGCTGGTGTCGTTATGAAGACGACCAACCTGAGCGCAGTGCTGTCTCCTCTGAAGAACCTGAAGAAGTTGACGCTCTACAGAGCCGACCTCGACGCTCTGCCTGCTGACCTGATGCCACCAGACAATACCCTGGAGGTTCTCCGGGTCCGGTCGAACCACCTGCACAGCGTGGACAGAGCCCTGCTGGACGCTCTCCCGAGGTAGACGAGCTCCGGACATGACGAGCAACGCCGTGGAGACACGTTGCATGTTTTACTttattatgggggggggggggggggagcagataGCCCTGAAGATTCACTTGAGCTCATGAGCCGGTGTTGCCGGATGGGATTACTCTCATCTACTATACAACCAGACAAATTGATTTTGTATCCAAGGTATTTGCCGATTTCTGCAAGAATTGCATTTTTCACTAATTAGATGGATGAACGCTTCTGTTCTGGAAACTACTCCGAAACCCAGATTGTCAATATATCACCAGAGTGGGTCACTACTAGTTAAAATTTGTTTATTAACATCAAGCCTCATAGAAGCCATATGTGACATGGCCTGGAGGTGAGAGGTCACGGGACCCCGCCATGCCGGTCTTCCCTTGCCTTGTAGCTTTGGAGTGATATTTAGCCGATCtagcaaaaatataaaaatctgTAATCTAGCTTCCTATTCTTTGTTAACTTGTACTGATAGATAATtggtgtatatttatgtatttccaGATTGCGTGTTTTGGACATTACAGAGAACCCACTGACCTGTACAATGCCTGGTTTAAGACCTGGGCCATCCACAACACTCAAACACAGGTAAGCCTGGAGACACTGATAGTGACGCGTGtccaaaccaacacacacacacgttgttgaCCCCCTCCAGGTGTCCTACCTGTACAGCCTGCAGTGCGACGGCGACCCCCGCTCTGCGGCCCTGTGGCGGTTCGACGTCACGGCCTGCTCCTCCGAGCCGCTCTCCTTCGCGCTCTTCGTGGCCTGCGCGGTGGCGGACGCGCTGctggtgagtgtgtgcgtggcgCGGCACACGCACGGCGCCGCGCTGCGCTACCTGCTGCTCGTGCTCAGGGCCAGACTGCACGGGCGCAGGAGGGGAGCCGGGGCCGCGTTCCAGTACAACGCGTTCGTCTCCTACTGCGGTAAGGATGAGGGCTGGGTGATGGAGCAGCTGGTGCCCCACCCGGAGAGGCCCGCTGCGGGGCAGCCGAGGCTCCGGCTGTGCCTGCACCACAGGGACTTCGGGCCCGGCGCCGCCGTCCTGGACAACATCGAGGCCGCCATCCACGGCTCCCGCCGCACCATCTGCGTGGTGACGCGCCACTTCCTCCGGAGCGACTGGTGCGCCCTGGAGTTCCAGCTGGCCGGGCTGAGGCTCCTCTGTGACGGcagtgacgtgctgctgctgctggaggagatcCCGGAGCGCTGCCTGTCTCCTTACGCGCGCTTACGCAAGCTCGTGCACAAGAAGACGTACCTGCGGTGGCCCGAGGCGCCGCGGGACCGGGACGCCTTGTGGGTCCGGCTGATCCACGCTGtgaaggacgaggaggagggaggaagaggaggagaacacgtgCTGGCGTAGATCATTTGCTAAAACAATTTCAACATACCGTTATCTGTTTATGGTCTTTTAGTGGATCGTGAattgttttttataaattttGATTTACATGCTGTTGGAAATTTGATAAGAAATTATCGAGCAGGAATTATTAATTAGGTCAAAAAGCTGTTGGGGCTGCAACTGATTATTTTTGATATTTTGTAGTTCAATCGTTGTTGCAgctctaataataatattgtaaaaGTAGTGATATAGTATGTTTTAGATAAGAATGCCATAGTTTAGTATGTCGTACAATATAATAATTGAGttgtcataaaaatgtaaatgtatatgaTTCCATGAGATGAATATGCTATCATAATGCAATAATATGGTATGCTATTAAAAAGTAATCAagttagtttattttttaacaagttTTTTTACCTTATTTAAATTGTGAAAAGAGGTCGAGTGAATAAGAAAACATTTCACGCCAAAGATTTCCAAacacttcatttatttgacattatacattcaaatgaaaataaaaaatattcatatatatttaatatagagCTAATATGCAAGGTACAAACAAATCTGTGTggcatgcatgtatatatacatatacacacgcacgtacacacaagGCGTGGTCTGAATACTATACAGTGTGTATCCTTAGCTGCACAGGTTTCATGGATGCTTCTATTCTTCACTCAGTTGAGGCACAACTTGATTTTAGTGAGAGGTCAGGGGTCGGGCCGAGTGCTGTTTACAGTAAAACGTTTCAATCTCAACAGCTAAACAGTAGGACTCGCAAAGCAAAGCGAAGCTTATTCGTGTTAAGAGTTTCACACTAAAGCGTTAAGAAGGAAAATAATGCAACGCCATCATTCTGCGGTTCAGATCTGCACGCTCATGCAAAGAGTTCGGCTTATTGATCCGAGGTGATAAACTCACACcaaatcaaaacaaacacaatccaGGTTTTAAGAAATAAATCCAGCATCACGAACACGTCACAGTCGTCCACTAAATGAAGAAGTCGGGATGTTTGGTTGCACCGCGATCTACGCCGATTTGAGAGGAATAAAGAAAAGGAGCTTCCTCAAGTCGTGGAGCGATACGCGTCCCGCCCCTCGTCTCCCGCTCCACACACAAGACACTCGCTTATAAAACTCTCACACAGGGCCAGCGTCACATTGTTCTCACTACCAAACCAGTTACAGCACAGCAGACGCCCAACGGCCGAGAGCAACGCCCCGACACGCGTCCAgatgaaccacaacaacacgtcCACAGGATTATAGAAACTGTAACAAGAATAAAATACAGCAGATACTTAATTCATCTCgggaaatatatattattcatactGTGTGTTGTCTATTTGGCAGGATCTGTCAAAATACTGGTGAATCCCCTCGCAGCGCATTTGACACCCATTGGACAGATTAAACATCGATGGATAAAAcaaaggagggaaaaaagaaaccttACTTCTGTTcaattaataatacaaaatactcAAAACAAAACTATGACGACTTGTCAGAGGCGTGGAAGCAGGTCCGGGTTTCAAACCGACCGGTACGAATGCGTTTCCATTTTCCGATGAGAGCCGTCAGCTGTCGCCGGCAAAGCCGAAGCGTTCTgaccaaaaggtcaaaggtcagggacggGAAACAAAAACTCGGACTCTTGATATTCAAATCTTTTTGGAATCCTTTGCCTCAAAAAGCTTCAGACGCTCCTGCACAGTAAGTCCCTCTTTCAGGctctgaaggaggaggagaagaaagacatGTGTTGCTCATTAACAGTAAGGATGGATGTGGGCGGAGCCGAGTGCTAGGAAAACAAACTAGAAAAACACAGACGCCACAAAATCTGATTTTTCTAGTGTGTTATGGAATACGGTCATGCCACACAAGAGGAGGGAGTGGTGCGCACAATGCAGGAATACAACTCACTAACAGAGacaataaaatgaatgaaagaaaGATGAGCGGAGCAGAAGAACAGAGCGCTCTCCTTCCTCCAGAACAGGATCTGAGATCGTTCTGCAGTCGCACGACTAATCACAAGCAGTTATTGCAGACACAATTAACCGGCAGCTTTCTTTTGGGAATGATATTGTGAAACACTAAACATGAGTACGCTGAAACTCTATGATGAGCCGATGGGCTTTtaaagcaatagatgtcacggCTTTGTCCAAAGAAACTAAAACCAACAACCTCCAAACATCACATTCACACTTTTGTTTAACCCGCTGTGATAAATAACTTGTTTTGTATCAATCCAACAAATAAGATAacgtgacatttaaaaaaagggactgGGAGTCagatttatttgtattgattttggTTTGCTGCCTGTCGCTCCGTCTGGACCCCCCAGGCGACGCCTCGTTTCCTCATCTCGCTCACGCAAAGATGACAAATGAGTGCATTTCATAAACATGCCAACCCAGAAAGGCTTCTGGACAACGTTCGCTAATATTAGCTCGCGTGTGACATTCAGGTAACGGGTGAGACGCTGCAGCCGGGCGGGGAGGTCATGCAAGGTCAGGCATGCGTCATGCTGTACCTACAGCACGTCTTGGGGCTCGGGGGGTGAGGGCTGTCAGCTATCCCATGGGACCTGTTCAGTGACAGACTGACGGACAGAACAGAGGAATGAGACGTAGAGGACCAGAGACGTTACGCAGAAAAAACCTCCCTAGCAACCGACTGAACACGCGTGTGCGGCGCGGCGGAGACGCAACAAaccgacagacacacactggaggAGAAGCTTCACGCCGGCAGCGTCTCCACATGTACAACACGCCTGTGATTAGGGAGGAAACGCTCGGTTGTTCCACTCACCTTTGACCTTATGCCTCTTGATTGCTTGGACGCGGTTGATCGTTCCCTTTTCAGGATATCTGGATTACTTTTTGATTTCATGATATCTAAAAACACAATGAATGATTTCCCTTATTATCAATAACTAAAGTCgcatcattttgttttgttgatataGCAGAAACTGGATGTGCATCTAATTTCAATGTTAAATGTTTTTCCAGATCTCAACAGCAGGTGGTCATTACTCCTGACCGGCGTCACGACTCGACTAGATGTGAACATCGTCGGGTTAATCTTAAATGATCCTCTCCTGTTTACCGTATCCAGAGGCGGCCGAGCCGTCCACCGTCTTCTCGCCTAAAGCTTCCGTGGCGAGGAGCAGCTTCTCCTGCAGTTTGCTGATGTCGCAGTCCGTCTTCGCCTTCACGATGCTGAGCTCCGTGTAGATGTTCTTATATTTGTCTGTGGCGTATTTCTTGTCCTGTTGAAATGAAATCATCGACAACGCCTCTCAGTGTCAACACGCCGTCATGAGACGCTCTGGAGGCGCTGCTCTGTTACCTTCAACGCAGACTGCAGTTCGTCTTTTAGAGAGTGGATTTCCTGTTTGAGGTACTGGATCTCGGACTCCTTGATTCGAAGCAACACCTACAAGATGGGGGGGAAACACTCGGAAGATTTAAGATCAAAtcttgtgcatttgtgtgtgtgtgtgtgtgtgttcacacacacctccagttCATACACATCTTTGCCCTTGGTAAGCGGCGACAGCGCCATGTCACCAGTGAAGCAGGAGCGCATGCGGGTGATCTCTGTGGTCAGGCAGTTGTTCAGCTCCTGTTGGACAGAACAGACGTAGATGTGTTCTGACCCGTGGACTCcgctgctcgtgtgtgtgtgtgtgtgtgtgcgttcggaCCTGGTTGTGAGCGTTCAgctcctggttctctctctgacACTGCCGGAGGGCCTGCCTCTCGGCCTCCAGCGCCTGGGCCAGGTGAGCGTTCTCCAGACACTTCTGGGAGTACTGCTCCGACAGCACCTCCAGCTCTCGGTGGATGGACTGCAGCTCTTCCCTGGAAAGTCACAGCGTCGCATTATCGCCCGGTCTCCTCCCATGTTTACCAAAACAGGCAAAACACGAGTGGATATTTTCAATCGCCGCGGATGACGAGCTAACAAAACCAAAGTGACAACATTCTCCTTCAAACTCTAAACCAGACGAATAAGGGACACAAACAATCGGACTCATCATAGAAACCTGAACACGGTTTTCAGggtttgaccttttttttaaaaaaatcaagaaaaagTAAATTGATCAGTCAACTCTTTTTCCAGGAAACCTTCGTGCTTCTTATTTGCAAAGTTTAAAACTCACTCGTATTGTAAGCGAAGTTCATCAATGTCCGAGTTCACTCCGCTCAGCTGGGAGCGATGGgtcttctccagctcctccttgtGTGCGTTCTTCATCGCTTCAATCGCTGCATTCAGAACACATGGCGCTCATGTCATCGCCGTCTGCTGCTCTTGTTTTAAAGCACACACATAATCGGCGGTTAATAGAGTTTTCTTTACCAGCGATTGTGGCCGCCGTCTCCTCGGCCAATAGCCTCTCTCGCTCTTCCAGGAGGTTGGCGATCTCCCTCTGATGCTGCCGCTGGAGGTCGTGAACTAACTTCTGGTGCGTGTCTTCCATCGCTGTGAAGCCGCGCTCGCACGTGGCCTAGGGGAGGAGAGCGTCAACAATCGGATATCTGGAAATGTTTTTGGAAATTGAAACCCATAAACTAAGTGGAGACCATTCAGTGCAACATCTAGGAATAGTTCACTAGGCTACATGGGGGCGTCATGCACAATTAGTGATAGAAGCCATGCAAGCTTTATTTGATTTGAAGGCAAGCTATGTTAGAATGAGAGCTGCATAATTATCATTAATAAACATTTCCTTCTGTCATTGAATGTGGGAAATGGCATGTTTGTTAATGCCCAAATGAAGAAGATATCTCACTTTTACACTCAATTCACTCTGGGAGAAACAAGAATGTCTGTagtaaatgtcattttaataGTTGATAAGACTAGAGGATAATTCAGGTCATCCGCAGTCATCGAGGGCGTCGCCCGGGAGACGTTTACACCGAATATTGTGCCAATCCATCTCGTAGATGTGGAAATATTTCACAAGATAATGAAACTTTACTTGACTCACTTATTGGCTGTAAATCAAAAGTCCTGGTTAGAGGTTATTGAGATATTTCTAGTCataaatataatgtacataATCAAATGTCGAGTGGTGGTGAATGAACTCCCTACTAGATGCTAATAGAGGCTGTGAGACGACTGACGTGATCAAGGTCGCACGTTTCATTCCTTTTCAAATCATTTATAAATCACACCATTTCCCGACTCTAAAACTCTCCGTGCACATTAAACAAAAGCTTGTTGTTAAACTATCTCACTATTCATCTCGTACTCTCTTACTTATTTAGTTTTTGTAATCACTAAAGGTAAAAATGAAAGAGCAAAAACCTTCAGACTTTCAAAGTCTCTCTGGTATTTCTCTCTCAGGCTGGCCACGCCTCCTTGGAGGTGCTCGCTCTGCAGCTCGTCCCTCATGGCGCTCGTCTGAGCCTCCAGCTCCTGGACGCGCTCCTTCAGAGCCCCCATGGTCTGCGCCTCCTCCCTCttgccctgctcctcctcttccatcggGGTGGCGGCGTCACCGGGCTGCTGCTCGTGGATGCGCTGAATGCTCTCGGCGTAGTGCGCGTGCAGCTCGTCGGCCTCCTGccggtggaggagctgcagctcaCGGACCCTCTGctcgagctgctcctccaggctcctcgCGCGGCACTCGCTCCGCTCCTCCGCGGCGCCCGTGTCGGCGAGCAGAACCTCCAGCTTCCTCTGGCCGCCGGCCGCCGTCTCCGCCAGCGCCAgctcggcggcggcgcggcCGCCCTCCGCCCGGCTCAGCTCCCGCTGGTGCCGCTGCTTCAGCTCCTCGGCCTCCTGGTTGAAGTGCTGCTCCAGGAGCGccagctgcttctgctgctgCGACAGCTGGTTCACGCGCTTGCTGATCTCGCTCTTCAGCGCGTGGTTCTCCTTCTGGAGGGCGGACACCGTCTGCGTGAAGTTCTGCCGCTCGTCCCGCAGGGACTCTTCGTATTTCTCTCGGATGGCGCCGACGTTGCGGGCGTGCCGCTGGACCAGAGCGCCCATGTTCTGACCCGTCTGCTCGCACCGGCCCACGTCTCGTTGGTGCAGCGCCCGGAGCCGGCACGCCACATACGCCACCTGAGCCTGGATCAGGGCGTCGCGCATACACAGCGAGGCGCCGGTGAAACGACGCGGCGTGCGGCGGCCCAGAAGAGCGCAGATCATCTCCGCCAGGCCGGGCCGGTTGCCGCCGCGCTCGATCTCTTCGGCGTACTTCTGGAGGATGGCCGCTTGCCGCTGCAGCTCGTCGGCCAGGCCGTCGTGGGCATTCTGCAGCGAGTCCATGGAGTCGACGCCGCAAGAGGGCGTCTCTCCAGCCAAGTGTCGGTCGACGATGTCCTCGGCTAAACCTCGAGCCTCTTCCGTTTCAATCTGCTCCATGTAGGGGGCGAGTTCAGGGGGGCGGATGTCGGCGAGTTCCGGTTTACCAAACCCAAAGTTGTGTTGGACTTCTTGGATTACATTTTTCAAATCGGGCCTTTTGGAAGCTTCGATAATTGTTTTCAGAGCCAATTCCCTCTGGCGGAGGTTATCGTGGGCATGAGTCAACTCCTTTTTCAGTATTTTGAATTTCTCCTGGTAGCAGAGTTTGAGGTTCTGAATGGAGAAGGCCAGCTCTGCTTTGACCACGGTGCTGAAGACGGCTGCAGCGTCGACATCTGCGTCAGCTCCGCCCTCTCTGGATGGACCTCCATCCGTCTCAGCTTTTTCCAATTCTTTACAGAATGAACTCTCCAGCATCAACTTCCGGGTCAAGACATCGGCGTAAACTATAGCCAGGCAGTCTTTGTCCCCCTTTTTAATGTTCTCCATGTCTTCCCATATCTCAGCGAGAGATTGTAGGACGTCGGACTTGGACGTGCGTATCAACAGAGCCATCTTGTTCAGCGCGACGGCTTCGAACGACAACGTCGTTGCAAAGAGGTGCAGAGCGTCTTCATCGAGAGTCTCTGGGGTTCGATGGACGGCCTGCTCTCCTGACGTCTCGTGTCCTTGTCGGATGAACAGCGATGCGTTGAACAGATCATTCTCTATCTCTGACAGCGAGTGCAGCTGGGAGTCAGCGGTGTCGTCCGAGCCACTGAGAATAAATCGGACTTTCTCTCGACACTTTTCCACACACGCCAGGGCCTTGGCATAATGCTCACTGCTACTCCTCTGGATCCCAGTTTCACAACAGAACTCCTGAGCGGGGCTGGGCTGCCTTCCTGTCATCGTTACGTCAGTCCCTGAGATGCCCTCTGCTTGGAGGGATCGTTCCTCTTCTAGATTCTGGGTGAGGCGTCTCAGTTTATCCTCAGTGGCGAGCAGTTTAGCCTCCAGGGCGTGGATGATACAGATGAATTTATCTGAGTCACTACTGTCAGATAAGGTGATATCAGAGGAGATAATTCCTTCACTTGGACGGATGTCTTCATTGACTTCCTCGGTAATGCTTTGCCTCGTGTCTGCAGAGGTATCGCTCACAGGGCTCGTGTCCAGGCCCTCTTGGTTTATGTATTTTTGGCACTGGATACTGGAGAAGCGTATCCTCGGTCTCTTGGCTTGAGACTCCTTATCATCCGGGCAGTTCTCTGCATGTGATGCATCGTCAAAGGAAAGTAAGTCGTCATTGTTTGCCGATAAGGAGGCCGATGTCTTGAGCCTGgacttcttgctctgctcgggGATTTGCTGCCTCTCCACGTGGAGGTCGGCGTAGCCCAGCTGCAGGGCGTTGagctgctgctccagctccGCTATGCGGTCCTTTGCAACCACAAGCTTGGCCTTCAGATCTTTCTCGGCACTGCAGGGCTCAACCTTATCCAAGATGCTTTGACTCATTTGACAAAGAAGCTCCTCCTTCGCCTGCAACTTCTGTTCCGTTTCCTCCAAGCTGTTGCCAAGCGCGGCCATTTTCACCAGggcctccttcaggtcctcctccttCCGCTCCACCAGCCTCTCGTACATCTCCTTCGTCTGCTggatctcctcctctttttctctcaggAACTGGCTTATCTTCTCAAACTCTTGGGTGGCCCTCTCATAGGAGTGCTCCAGGATGTAGTAGTCGGCCTCCTCCGTTTCCAGGCGGTTGCGGAGCTTACTCACCTCCCGGTCTGCTTCTGCAATCTGGTTCAGAAGCTCCTGACAGCGGCAGGTGAGACGGCCTTTCTCTTCTTCTAGCCGCCGCATGCTCTCCCTGAGGGACTCGGCAATGTCCGTCTTCTGGGCCAGCTCCTCTTGCAACTTCAGCATCTCCTCCCTGCCTTCCGTTCCCCCAGAGGCCTGCCTCCCTCTCAACAGGGCCTCCACGTGCCGCTCGGCCTCCAGCTgtcggctctccgtctccttcTGCGCGCTCTCGGCCTCGGCGAGGCGGCGACGCAGATTCTGCCTCTCGCTCT
This region includes:
- the LOC130203218 gene encoding uncharacterized protein LOC130203218 isoform X3; amino-acid sequence: MSSKDNPCRKFQANIFNKSKCQNCFKPRESHLLTDEDLNQAKPIYGGWLLLAPEGTNFDNPLHRSRKWQRRFFILYEHGLLRYALDEMPSTLPQGTINMNQCSDVVDGESRTGQKNSLCVLTPDKEHFIRAECKEIINGWQEALTVYPRTNKQNQKKKRKVDPPSHQGGGAASQRFSTRDVNGHPEPGPSKVTVTSSSGGSVPCVAGSIAGAERVPISRATLWQEEHRWSRASIPCSRSASCLSQLSQPDAAGATQDDGGTMSAGRKVRVESGYFSLEKTKSEPFPQCQPPQHLPLSSSPSSSSLGALSPRYTSESESQTSPFQPSRDALPSSGALVSPSSSAISSSQSSLDSEPGGTTPTWEGRVGGGAGGGGGGSACSVSGGGGLCSVSGGGGRVGRPGREYAALSDVPRARRLSHREAFRSEKKRQELRTRTRSPGREEVARLFGEDRRRSQVIGRFEEGQPVERMDMSSSTEPAATLTPRQGRSERRYLANKHDMSLDAGKDRSDPDVSSSTCASLRRAKSLDRRATESSMTPDLLNFKKGWMTKLYEDGMWKKHWFVLTDQSLRCYKDSIAEEASELDGEIDLSTCYDVKEFPVQRNYGFQILCKEEACTLSAMTSGIRRNWIQAIMKSVRPAVAPDVTRKNISLKLSVLKPRSLADEKTKAHVLLEPCPQVTSEPSPSPEAPESDVHRQPAGANASAANASELRKSRVRERRREGRSKTFDWSEFKTERTEKSVKERADTIDLSSSFSTTSSCCSPSSSPSSMASSPVSSSSLQTSSVSGAHPPSVRVEAEQGSVGRSVPPPRSVTHMPNSVTVTMISTLNTTPPAQPSIPERQEHGRMEVDRPAGEDKKDDRTSDVQEEIEQQWHQVETTPLREEKQVQIHTASGNPDRLPAHELAALLDKELGQKQQELDGLQKQNNVLKEQLEDALGREQSARDGYVLQNATPPSSSPHRVPWQCLHKLNQDLHGELETQKHKRDLAQQQIRTLKRSYTEAQDAVDHHEAGIQALQAKLASAMAEILASEHAVARMRNELKLEQQRSTEQDEEHGRGEATLRAQLKDSEDRLRDIEASLLERNQALRHLERQQALQRDHMREIQRLQERLQEVTARLSATEDGHALKEERLRREQHSMQESHESERQNLRRRLAEAESAQKETESRQLEAERHVEALLRGRQASGGTEGREEMLKLQEELAQKTDIAESLRESMRRLEEEKGRLTCRCQELLNQIAEADREVSKLRNRLETEEADYYILEHSYERATQEFEKISQFLREKEEEIQQTKEMYERLVERKEEDLKEALVKMAALGNSLEETEQKLQAKEELLCQMSQSILDKVEPCSAEKDLKAKLVVAKDRIAELEQQLNALQLGYADLHVERQQIPEQSKKSRLKTSASLSANNDDLLSFDDASHAENCPDDKESQAKRPRIRFSSIQCQKYINQEGLDTSPVSDTSADTRQSITEEVNEDIRPSEGIISSDITLSDSSDSDKFICIIHALEAKLLATEDKLRRLTQNLEEERSLQAEGISGTDVTMTGRQPSPAQEFCCETGIQRSSSEHYAKALACVEKCREKVRFILSGSDDTADSQLHSLSEIENDLFNASLFIRQGHETSGEQAVHRTPETLDEDALHLFATTLSFEAVALNKMALLIRTSKSDVLQSLAEIWEDMENIKKGDKDCLAIVYADVLTRKLMLESSFCKELEKAETDGGPSREGGADADVDAAAVFSTVVKAELAFSIQNLKLCYQEKFKILKKELTHAHDNLRQRELALKTIIEASKRPDLKNVIQEVQHNFGFGKPELADIRPPELAPYMEQIETEEARGLAEDIVDRHLAGETPSCGVDSMDSLQNAHDGLADELQRQAAILQKYAEEIERGGNRPGLAEMICALLGRRTPRRFTGASLCMRDALIQAQVAYVACRLRALHQRDVGRCEQTGQNMGALVQRHARNVGAIREKYEESLRDERQNFTQTVSALQKENHALKSEISKRVNQLSQQQKQLALLEQHFNQEAEELKQRHQRELSRAEGGRAAAELALAETAAGGQRKLEVLLADTGAAEERSECRARSLEEQLEQRVRELQLLHRQEADELHAHYAESIQRIHEQQPGDAATPMEEEEQGKREEAQTMGALKERVQELEAQTSAMRDELQSEHLQGGVASLREKYQRDFESLKATCERGFTAMEDTHQKLVHDLQRQHQREIANLLEERERLLAEETAATIAAIEAMKNAHKEELEKTHRSQLSGVNSDIDELRLQYEEELQSIHRELEVLSEQYSQKCLENAHLAQALEAERQALRQCQRENQELNAHNQELNNCLTTEITRMRSCFTGDMALSPLTKGKDVYELEVLLRIKESEIQYLKQEIHSLKDELQSALKDKKYATDKYKNIYTELSIVKAKTDCDISKLQEKLLLATEALGEKTVDGSAASGYDIMKSKSNPDILKRERSTASKQSRGIRSKSVTEQVPWDS